From Candidatus Pedobacter colombiensis, one genomic window encodes:
- a CDS encoding heparinase II/III family protein: MNIKKIVQLAVLMLCGGVIYAQEASITKKSFDPINLSYPGLEKTNQLFIAGKYDDAAKALLAYYRKKSKAKAPDFSNSEKPADLSQPIDKATQEMADKALVHQFQPHKGYGYFDYGKDINWQMWPVKDNEVRWQLHRVKWWQAMALVYHATADEKYAKEWIYQYSDWVRKNPLGLSQDNDRFVWRPLEVSDRVQSLPPTFSLFVNSPNFSPAFLMEFLNSYHQQADYLPSNYAELGNHRLFEAQRTLFAGVSFPEFKDSQKWRQSGITVLNTEIKKQVFADGMQFELSPIYHIAAIDIFLKAYSSAQRVNLEKEFPQSYVQTIENMIMAVISITLPDYNTPMFGDSWITDKNFRMKQFASWSKVFPANTAIKYFATDGREGQAPNFLSKALSNAGFYTFRTGWDKNATVMVLKASPPGEFHAQPDNGTFELFVKGRNFTPDAGVFVYSGDDAIMKQRNWYRQTRIHSTLTLDNQNMVITKAHQDKWETGKNLDILTYTNPSYAELNHQRSVLFINQKYFLIIDKAIGTATGNLGVHFQLKEDSKPVFDKIKNTVSTTYTDGNNLLIQSLNTDKVTLNEEEGKVSYVYNKEIPRPAFVFEKPKNDSKTQRFVSLVYPYEGSKAPEISIKENQGNDFEKGKINLTLTINGKQQNVKATLYQGNL, translated from the coding sequence ATGAACATAAAAAAAATTGTCCAGCTTGCTGTTTTAATGCTGTGTGGCGGAGTAATTTACGCTCAAGAAGCTAGTATTACAAAAAAAAGTTTTGATCCCATCAACCTCAGCTATCCGGGCCTTGAAAAAACAAATCAGCTTTTTATAGCTGGCAAATATGATGATGCCGCTAAAGCCTTACTGGCATACTACAGAAAAAAAAGCAAGGCTAAAGCACCTGATTTCAGCAATTCAGAGAAGCCAGCCGATTTAAGCCAGCCTATTGACAAGGCTACACAGGAAATGGCAGACAAAGCTTTAGTTCACCAATTTCAACCCCATAAGGGATATGGCTATTTTGATTATGGCAAGGACATCAATTGGCAAATGTGGCCGGTAAAAGACAATGAAGTACGCTGGCAGCTGCACCGTGTAAAATGGTGGCAGGCAATGGCCCTGGTTTATCATGCTACAGCCGATGAAAAATATGCTAAAGAATGGATATACCAATATAGCGATTGGGTGAGAAAAAATCCTTTAGGCCTGTCACAGGATAACGACAGATTTGTATGGCGCCCACTAGAAGTTTCGGACAGGGTACAAAGCCTGCCCCCAACTTTTAGTCTGTTTGTAAACTCCCCAAATTTCAGTCCGGCCTTTTTAATGGAATTTTTAAATAGCTACCACCAGCAAGCAGATTATTTACCTTCAAATTATGCTGAATTGGGAAACCATCGTTTATTTGAAGCACAACGTACCTTATTTGCTGGTGTATCATTTCCTGAATTTAAAGATTCACAAAAATGGAGACAAAGTGGCATCACAGTGCTAAACACCGAAATCAAAAAACAAGTGTTTGCAGATGGAATGCAGTTCGAGCTTTCGCCAATTTATCACATAGCCGCCATTGATATCTTCTTAAAAGCTTATAGCTCGGCACAGCGCGTTAACCTCGAAAAAGAATTTCCTCAATCCTACGTACAAACCATAGAGAATATGATTATGGCGGTTATCAGCATTACCCTGCCGGATTATAACACCCCTATGTTTGGCGATTCCTGGATTACTGATAAAAATTTCAGGATGAAACAGTTTGCAAGTTGGAGTAAGGTTTTTCCGGCAAATACAGCCATAAAGTATTTTGCTACGGATGGCAGAGAAGGTCAGGCTCCCAACTTTTTATCCAAAGCATTGAGCAACGCGGGCTTTTATACATTTAGAACTGGATGGGATAAAAATGCAACTGTTATGGTATTAAAAGCCAGCCCTCCGGGAGAATTTCATGCCCAGCCGGACAATGGAACTTTCGAACTTTTTGTAAAAGGCAGAAACTTTACACCTGATGCCGGCGTATTTGTATACAGTGGAGACGATGCCATTATGAAACAACGTAACTGGTACCGCCAAACGCGTATACATAGCACGCTTACGCTTGATAACCAAAACATGGTGATCACTAAAGCCCATCAGGACAAATGGGAAACTGGTAAAAACCTCGATATCCTTACTTATACCAACCCTAGTTATGCAGAACTGAACCATCAGCGCAGCGTGCTGTTCATCAACCAAAAATACTTTTTGATTATCGATAAAGCCATTGGTACAGCGACTGGAAACCTGGGTGTACACTTCCAGCTGAAAGAAGATAGTAAGCCCGTTTTTGACAAAATAAAGAATACAGTATCTACAACTTACACAGACGGAAACAACCTCCTGATTCAGTCATTAAATACAGATAAAGTAACACTGAATGAAGAAGAAGGCAAAGTATCTTACGTTTACAACAAGGAAATCCCAAGACCTGCCTTTGTATTTGAAAAGCCTAAAAATGACAGCAAAACACAACGGTTTGTATCTCTGGTTTATCCTTACGAAGGCAGCAAAGCTCCGGAAATCAGTATTAAGGAAAATCAAGGCAATGATTTTGAAAAAGGCAAGATCAACTTAACCCTTACCATTAACGGAAAACAGCAAAATGTAAAAGCAACACTTTATCAAGGCAACCTTTAG
- a CDS encoding glycoside hydrolase family 88 protein: MKLTISILLAASTFTLTCFAQSKQPAPSLNWLKKTTEVIDYQLNKAADTYKPGQNPRSVNPDGSVRLAPYTDWTTGFFPGSLWYGYELTRDKKLADQAKRFTLALDSIRYITNTHDVGFMLYCSYGNAYRISGDKVYLPALTAGAQHLFARFNPKIGVIRSWDFSWWHYPVIIDNMMNLEYLYWAATALKTPAYAQAASTHATTTMFNHFRKDHSSYHVVDYDPETGKVLRKATHQGLTDESAWSRGQAWGLYGFTMCYENTKDQKFLDQAEHIASFIMNHPRMPKDKIPVWDFDVHNALDVDEHAPRDASAAAVIASALLDLSTQVKDGKKYVDYAEAILKSLSSDAYLAKPGENGFFILKHSVGALLYNSEIDTPIDYADYYYLEALKRYASIKKIDLLNL; this comes from the coding sequence ATGAAACTAACGATCAGCATACTTTTAGCGGCCTCCACATTTACTTTAACCTGCTTTGCCCAGTCCAAACAACCAGCCCCATCTTTAAACTGGTTAAAAAAGACTACCGAGGTAATTGATTACCAGCTAAACAAAGCGGCAGACACCTATAAACCGGGACAGAATCCCCGTTCAGTGAACCCGGATGGTAGTGTAAGGCTCGCCCCATATACAGATTGGACCACAGGATTTTTCCCGGGTTCTCTTTGGTATGGATATGAACTTACCAGAGATAAAAAACTGGCCGATCAGGCAAAACGCTTTACTTTAGCGTTGGATTCAATTCGCTACATCACAAATACCCATGATGTGGGCTTTATGCTCTATTGCTCCTATGGCAATGCCTATCGCATTTCCGGTGATAAAGTCTATTTACCGGCATTAACAGCTGGTGCACAGCATCTATTTGCGAGATTTAATCCTAAAATTGGCGTTATTCGCTCCTGGGATTTTTCCTGGTGGCACTACCCTGTAATTATCGACAACATGATGAACCTCGAATATTTGTACTGGGCAGCAACGGCACTTAAAACTCCTGCTTATGCACAGGCAGCCAGTACACATGCCACAACCACCATGTTCAACCATTTTAGAAAAGACCATAGTTCATACCATGTTGTGGATTATGACCCTGAAACAGGAAAAGTACTGCGCAAGGCTACACACCAGGGCCTTACCGACGAATCTGCCTGGTCGCGTGGACAAGCCTGGGGACTTTATGGCTTTACCATGTGCTATGAAAACACTAAGGATCAAAAATTTCTGGATCAGGCCGAGCATATCGCTTCCTTTATCATGAACCATCCCCGTATGCCAAAGGATAAAATTCCGGTTTGGGATTTTGATGTACACAATGCCCTTGATGTTGATGAACATGCACCAAGAGATGCCTCAGCCGCAGCCGTTATCGCATCAGCGTTACTGGATTTAAGCACACAGGTAAAAGATGGCAAAAAATATGTCGATTATGCAGAAGCCATACTCAAATCATTATCTTCAGATGCTTACTTAGCTAAACCCGGAGAAAATGGGTTCTTCATTCTGAAACACAGCGTTGGTGCCCTCCTCTACAATTCAGAAATTGATACTCCAATAGATTATGCAGATTACTATTACTTAGAGGCTTTAAAAAGGTATGCCAGTATCAAAAAAATTGATCTTTTAAATTTATAA